One stretch of Caldinitratiruptor microaerophilus DNA includes these proteins:
- a CDS encoding branched-chain amino acid ABC transporter ATP-binding protein/permease codes for MKEARRFRVRPAYLAGLLGLALVVGLPQLVTSRYGTNLLILGAAWGVVALGMTVVLGYTGQISLTQAAFYGIGAYAVALLTTRAGWSWWPALLVGMALAALAGVLLGMTTLKLGGHYLAMVTISFQIIFTLVLANWIPVTGGPDGISGIKRPSLGPIALDSATKYAYFALGILFLVAVLVAWLKHTALGRAMRAVRENELAAEALGVDTLRVKVTAFTLSALLGALGGAVYAAGFLYISPDSFNFDISVEFLAMALAGGADSTLGTILGASLLTFLPEWLRELKNIYLVVYGLIIILVIVFMPDGLWGYVNLALRRVTRPEPVGKASRGLRVGGSGAPGEPILEVQGLVKHFGGLRAVDGVDFTVRRGEIHALIGPNGSGKTTVINLLSGVYVPTAGSIRFLGEPIVGLRPNRIARRGLTRTFQNIRLFRELTVWENVLVGSQRAGGGEAEVRERALAAIEFVGLQDRVHEVVKSLPYGHQKLVELARTLAGEPQLLLLDEPAAGLNQTEKQELVALLRRLHGMGLTMLVVEHDMSIVAQLADTITVLNFGRKIAEGHPAQVLHDPVVVEAYLGNREVALGA; via the coding sequence ATGAAGGAGGCACGGCGCTTCCGCGTGCGCCCGGCGTACCTCGCGGGCCTGCTCGGGCTGGCGCTGGTCGTCGGGCTGCCGCAGCTGGTCACGTCCCGGTACGGCACGAACCTCCTGATCCTGGGCGCGGCCTGGGGCGTGGTGGCCCTCGGGATGACCGTGGTGCTGGGCTACACCGGTCAGATCTCCCTCACCCAGGCGGCCTTCTACGGCATCGGCGCGTACGCCGTGGCCCTCCTCACCACCCGGGCCGGGTGGAGCTGGTGGCCGGCGCTCCTGGTCGGGATGGCCCTGGCCGCTCTGGCGGGGGTCCTCCTCGGGATGACCACCCTCAAGCTCGGTGGCCACTACCTGGCGATGGTCACGATCTCGTTCCAGATCATCTTCACGCTCGTCCTGGCCAACTGGATCCCGGTGACGGGCGGGCCGGACGGGATCAGCGGCATCAAGCGGCCCTCGCTCGGCCCGATCGCCCTGGACTCGGCCACGAAGTACGCTTACTTCGCGCTCGGCATCCTGTTCCTGGTGGCGGTCCTGGTCGCCTGGCTCAAGCACACCGCGCTGGGCCGGGCGATGCGGGCGGTCCGGGAGAACGAGCTGGCCGCCGAGGCCCTCGGGGTCGACACCCTCCGGGTCAAGGTGACCGCCTTCACCCTCTCGGCCCTCCTGGGGGCCCTGGGCGGGGCGGTCTACGCCGCGGGGTTCCTGTACATCAGCCCGGACAGCTTCAACTTCGACATCTCGGTGGAGTTCCTGGCGATGGCGCTGGCGGGTGGGGCGGACTCGACCCTCGGCACCATCCTCGGCGCTTCGCTGCTGACCTTCCTGCCCGAGTGGCTGCGCGAGCTCAAGAACATCTACCTGGTCGTCTACGGGCTGATCATCATCCTCGTCATCGTCTTCATGCCGGACGGCCTCTGGGGCTACGTGAACCTCGCCCTGCGCCGGGTCACCCGGCCGGAGCCGGTGGGAAAGGCCAGCCGGGGGCTGAGGGTCGGCGGTAGCGGCGCCCCGGGCGAGCCGATCCTGGAGGTGCAGGGCCTCGTCAAGCACTTCGGGGGCCTGCGGGCCGTCGACGGGGTCGACTTCACCGTGCGGCGCGGCGAGATCCACGCCCTGATCGGGCCGAACGGGTCCGGCAAGACCACCGTGATCAACCTGCTCTCCGGGGTGTACGTGCCCACGGCGGGGTCGATCCGCTTCCTGGGCGAGCCGATCGTGGGGCTGCGCCCGAACCGCATCGCCCGCAGGGGCCTGACCCGCACGTTCCAGAACATCCGCCTGTTCCGGGAGCTCACCGTGTGGGAGAACGTCCTGGTCGGCTCGCAGCGGGCCGGCGGCGGCGAGGCGGAGGTGCGGGAGCGGGCCCTGGCCGCCATCGAGTTCGTCGGCCTCCAGGACCGAGTGCACGAGGTGGTGAAGAGCCTGCCCTACGGGCACCAGAAGCTCGTCGAGCTGGCCCGCACCCTGGCGGGCGAGCCGCAGCTCCTCCTCCTCGACGAGCCGGCCGCCGGCCTCAACCAGACGGAGAAGCAGGAGCTGGTGGCGCTCCTGAGGCGCCTGCACGGGATGGGGCTCACCATGCTCGTGGTCGAGCACGACATGTCGATCGTCGCCCAGCTGGCGGACACCATCACCGTCCTCAACTTCGGCCGGAAGATCGCCGAGGGACACCCGGCGCAGGTCCTGCACGACCCGGTCGTGGTCGAGGCGTACCTGGGCAACCGGGAGGTGGCCCTCGGTGCTTGA
- a CDS encoding ABC transporter ATP-binding protein: MLELQGVHTFYGPVEALKGISLTVRKGEIVALLGANGAGKSTTLRTISGLVHPAQGSILFEGQPIHRLPPEAIVRLGISHVPEGRRVFPGLTVKENLLLGASNRGRVPRSELEADVRQMFRIFPDLERLQDALGWTLSGGQQQMLAIARGLMARPKVLLMDEPSLGLAPIIVQQVFHVIQEINASLGTTVLLVEQNASMALRIAHRGYVMETGRIVLEGEAADLLKDPEVREAYLGGRRQAG; the protein is encoded by the coding sequence GTGCTTGAGCTGCAGGGCGTGCACACCTTCTACGGGCCGGTGGAGGCGCTTAAGGGCATCTCGCTCACGGTGCGCAAGGGCGAGATCGTCGCCCTCCTGGGGGCCAACGGCGCCGGCAAGTCCACCACCCTCCGCACGATCTCCGGCCTGGTCCACCCGGCGCAGGGGTCGATCCTCTTCGAGGGGCAGCCGATCCACCGCCTGCCCCCGGAGGCGATCGTCCGGCTGGGGATCTCTCACGTCCCCGAGGGGCGGCGGGTCTTCCCCGGCCTCACCGTGAAGGAGAACCTCCTGCTGGGGGCCTCCAACCGGGGGCGCGTGCCCCGGAGCGAGCTCGAGGCGGACGTGCGGCAGATGTTCCGCATCTTCCCGGACCTCGAGCGCCTGCAGGACGCCCTCGGCTGGACGCTGTCCGGCGGCCAGCAGCAGATGCTCGCCATCGCCCGGGGCCTCATGGCCCGCCCGAAGGTCCTCCTCATGGACGAGCCCTCCCTCGGCCTCGCCCCGATCATCGTGCAGCAGGTGTTCCACGTGATCCAGGAGATCAACGCGAGCCTGGGCACCACCGTGCTCCTGGTGGAGCAGAACGCGAGCATGGCACTCCGCATCGCCCACCGGGGCTACGTGATGGAGACCGGCCGGATCGTCCTGGAGGGAGAGGCCGCGGACCTGCTGAAAGATCCCGAGGTGCGGGAGGCCTACCTCGGCGGGCGGCGCCAGGCCGGGTGA
- a CDS encoding FadR/GntR family transcriptional regulator translates to MLEPIKRVSVSAVIVDRIRQSIESGSLRPGDRLPPERDMARQLGVSRLSVREAIKVLEAMGLVEVRPGDGTFVRRATAENLVDPVLLGHLVEEGTTLAELVEVRMVLEVEMASLAAGRATPEDIEAMESALRRMEEQIGRGEDFLEADREFHAAVCDATRNAVLARMYEGIMDLVTHLRRRTWRVPGAPERAVASHRAILDAIRARDPSRARAAMREHMANVRRDLEVVMGQEMTAEGGADRADR, encoded by the coding sequence GTGCTCGAACCGATCAAGCGGGTGAGCGTGAGCGCGGTGATCGTCGACCGCATCCGCCAGTCGATCGAAAGCGGGTCCCTGCGGCCCGGCGACCGGCTGCCGCCGGAACGGGACATGGCCCGCCAGCTCGGGGTGAGCCGCCTCTCCGTCCGGGAGGCCATCAAGGTCCTGGAGGCCATGGGGCTCGTCGAGGTCCGCCCCGGCGACGGCACCTTCGTCCGCCGCGCCACGGCGGAGAACCTGGTCGACCCGGTGCTCCTGGGTCACCTGGTGGAGGAGGGCACCACCCTGGCCGAGCTGGTCGAGGTGCGGATGGTGCTCGAGGTCGAGATGGCGTCGCTGGCGGCGGGCCGGGCGACCCCGGAGGACATCGAGGCGATGGAGTCCGCTCTGCGCCGCATGGAGGAACAGATCGGGCGCGGGGAGGACTTCCTCGAGGCCGACCGGGAGTTCCACGCCGCCGTCTGCGACGCCACCCGCAACGCGGTCCTGGCCCGGATGTACGAGGGAATCATGGACCTGGTCACCCACCTCCGGCGCCGCACCTGGCGGGTGCCGGGCGCCCCGGAGCGGGCCGTGGCCTCCCACCGGGCCATCCTGGACGCCATCCGGGCGCGGGACCCCTCTCGGGCCCGGGCGGCCATGCGCGAGCACATGGCGAACGTGCGCCGGGACCTCGAGGTGGTCATGGGCCAGGAAATGACCGCCGAAGGGGGAGCCGACCGTGCAGATCGTTGA
- a CDS encoding lactate racemase domain-containing protein: MQIVEGGLDIPLPRMVRVRQRFPAVAEPDVAAAVARELRRPEVAGRVRPGQRIALGVGSRGIARLAEIVGAVVRELKALGADPFIIPAMGSHGGATPAGQREVLATYGVTEEAMGVPIVADMDTVQVGETPGGVPVWFSRPALEADAILPIGRVKPHTDFHGTVESGLCKMLVIGFGKHRGATRIHQEGFARFHELIPAAARVVLDRVPVLGGLAIVENAHEEPARIEFVPAGRILAREPELLEEARRLMARLLFDSIDVLVVDELGKDISGAGMDPNVTGRYVAAHMRGGTPAVQKIVVLRLTERTHGNATGIGVADVTTRWVVENIDYQKTWTNVITSTELAGGRTPIWMPSDREAIALAVKTLNGVDIRSPRIVRIHNTLELKEIWLSEPMWLQERHRSDLEALGDPQPLPFTPDGQLRDLPLPRERHGLWPWTDDARREPPWSRGAS; the protein is encoded by the coding sequence GTGCAGATCGTTGAGGGAGGGCTGGACATCCCGCTGCCGCGCATGGTGCGTGTGCGGCAGCGTTTTCCGGCGGTCGCCGAGCCCGACGTCGCCGCGGCCGTCGCCCGGGAGCTGCGGCGCCCGGAGGTGGCGGGCCGGGTGCGCCCCGGGCAGCGGATCGCCCTGGGGGTCGGCAGCCGGGGAATCGCCCGGCTGGCCGAGATCGTCGGGGCGGTGGTGCGCGAGCTGAAGGCCCTGGGCGCCGACCCGTTCATCATCCCCGCGATGGGCAGCCACGGCGGCGCCACGCCGGCCGGGCAACGGGAGGTGCTCGCCACCTACGGCGTGACGGAAGAGGCCATGGGCGTGCCCATCGTGGCCGACATGGACACGGTGCAGGTCGGCGAGACGCCGGGCGGCGTGCCGGTGTGGTTCAGCCGGCCGGCGCTCGAGGCGGACGCCATCCTGCCGATCGGCCGGGTGAAGCCGCACACCGACTTCCACGGTACGGTGGAGAGCGGCCTGTGCAAGATGCTCGTCATCGGCTTCGGCAAGCACCGCGGGGCGACCCGCATCCACCAGGAGGGGTTCGCCCGCTTCCACGAGCTGATCCCCGCCGCCGCCCGGGTGGTGCTGGACAGGGTGCCGGTCCTGGGCGGGCTGGCGATCGTCGAGAACGCGCACGAGGAGCCGGCCCGGATCGAGTTCGTCCCGGCCGGACGGATCCTCGCGCGCGAGCCCGAGCTCCTCGAAGAGGCCCGGCGACTCATGGCCCGCCTCCTCTTCGACTCGATCGACGTCCTGGTGGTCGACGAGCTGGGCAAGGACATCAGCGGCGCCGGCATGGACCCGAACGTGACGGGCCGCTACGTGGCCGCCCACATGCGGGGCGGCACGCCGGCCGTGCAGAAGATCGTGGTGCTCCGCCTCACCGAGCGCACGCACGGCAACGCCACGGGCATCGGCGTGGCGGACGTGACGACCCGCTGGGTGGTCGAGAACATCGACTACCAGAAGACGTGGACGAACGTGATCACCTCGACCGAACTCGCCGGGGGCCGCACGCCCATCTGGATGCCGAGCGACCGGGAGGCCATCGCCCTGGCGGTCAAGACGCTCAACGGGGTCGACATCCGGTCTCCCCGGATCGTCCGCATCCACAACACGCTGGAACTGAAGGAGATCTGGCTGTCCGAGCCGATGTGGCTCCAGGAGCGCCACCGCAGCGACCTGGAGGCGCTGGGCGATCCCCAGCCGCTGCCCTTCACCCCGGACGGCCAGCTCCGGGACCTGCCGCTGCCGCGGGAGCGCCACGGCCTGTGGCCGTGGACGGACGACGCGAGGAGGGAACCGCCGTGGAGCCGCGGCGCTTCGTGA
- a CDS encoding UxaA family hydrolase, protein MEPRRFVIMKPGKDNVATALRDLAAGTEVDLGGQIIRLLDPIPFGHKFALRDIAAGEPVYKYGQVIGKASRPIRAGEHAHVHNIESNRGRGDLAASGG, encoded by the coding sequence GTGGAGCCGCGGCGCTTCGTGATCATGAAGCCGGGCAAGGACAACGTGGCCACCGCGCTGCGTGACCTGGCCGCCGGCACGGAGGTGGACCTGGGCGGCCAGATCATCCGCCTCCTCGACCCGATCCCCTTCGGACACAAGTTCGCCCTCCGCGACATCGCCGCCGGTGAACCCGTGTACAAGTACGGGCAGGTGATCGGCAAGGCCTCCCGGCCGATCCGGGCCGGGGAGCACGCCCACGTCCACAACATCGAGAGCAACCGGGGGAGGGGCGACCTTGCAGCTTCCGGAGGGTAA
- a CDS encoding UxaA family hydrolase: MQLPEGKFWGYRRPDGRVGVRNHVLILPTIVCAAKTAQKVTELVRGTVSFYHQHGCAQIGADWQQTVRTYVGMAAHPNVSGVVIMGLGCEGVQARWVADLVAKEVPWKPIELVLIQEHGGTLQTIADTARAAAKLVQHASLEQRELCDVSELILATECGGSDACSGLSANPAVGYCSDLLIDAGGTVILAETTELIGAEHLLAERAVSERVRKRVYEVIDRYEKSVLRMGVDIRGAQPAPGNIEGGITTIEEKSLGCIYKAGTKPLQDIIEYAERPRTKGLVWMDTPGHDIEQITGMVAGGAQVVVFTSGRGTPTGSPIAPTIKIATNTPMFERMNDNMDLNAGGVIDGTETVEEVGRRLFEEVRLVASGKLTKAEILGQDDFGLWRIGPSL, encoded by the coding sequence TTGCAGCTTCCGGAGGGTAAGTTCTGGGGTTACCGCCGCCCGGACGGCCGGGTCGGCGTTCGCAATCACGTGCTGATCCTGCCGACCATCGTGTGCGCCGCCAAGACGGCGCAGAAGGTCACCGAGCTCGTGCGCGGGACCGTCTCGTTCTACCACCAGCACGGGTGCGCCCAGATCGGCGCCGACTGGCAGCAGACGGTGCGGACCTACGTGGGGATGGCCGCCCACCCCAACGTCTCCGGGGTCGTGATCATGGGCCTCGGCTGCGAGGGCGTGCAGGCCCGGTGGGTCGCCGACCTGGTCGCCAAGGAGGTCCCCTGGAAGCCGATCGAGCTCGTGCTCATCCAGGAGCACGGCGGCACGCTCCAGACCATCGCGGACACCGCCAGGGCCGCCGCCAAGCTGGTCCAGCACGCCTCGCTGGAGCAGCGGGAGCTGTGCGACGTCTCCGAGCTCATCCTCGCCACCGAGTGCGGCGGGTCGGACGCCTGCTCGGGGCTCTCGGCCAACCCCGCCGTCGGCTACTGCTCCGACCTCCTGATCGATGCCGGCGGCACCGTGATCCTGGCGGAGACGACGGAGCTCATCGGCGCCGAGCACCTGCTGGCCGAGCGGGCCGTGAGCGAGCGGGTCCGGAAGAGGGTCTACGAGGTCATCGACCGCTACGAGAAGAGCGTCCTGCGGATGGGCGTCGACATCCGGGGCGCGCAGCCGGCGCCCGGGAACATCGAGGGCGGGATCACGACCATCGAGGAGAAGTCCCTCGGCTGCATCTACAAGGCCGGGACCAAGCCGCTCCAGGACATCATCGAGTACGCCGAGCGGCCCCGCACGAAGGGCCTCGTCTGGATGGACACGCCCGGCCACGACATCGAGCAGATCACCGGCATGGTGGCAGGCGGCGCCCAGGTCGTGGTCTTCACCTCCGGCCGCGGTACCCCCACCGGCAGCCCCATCGCCCCGACCATCAAGATCGCCACCAACACCCCCATGTTCGAGCGGATGAACGACAACATGGACCTGAACGCCGGCGGGGTGATCGACGGCACCGAGACCGTCGAGGAGGTCGGCCGCCGGCTCTTCGAGGAGGTCCGGCTCGTCGCCTCCGGCAAGCTCACCAAGGCCGAGATCCTCGGGCAGGACGACTTCGGGCTGTGGCGGATCGGTCCGAGCCTGTGA
- a CDS encoding four-carbon acid sugar kinase family protein: MADRSEPVRAMPPRVLLVADDFTGAADTAVHFAAAGLDTAVWAGAPDTAPPRAEVLAVSTNSRSLPPAAAARAVAAAVRAAGPADDTFLFKKIDSTLRGNPGPELDALAQDRLALVCPAVPAQGRTVRSGVLHVHGRPVAETEFARDIRTPVRTSRVAEVFGPAAEVSLAAVRAGEAALRAAVRAAGARRVVVDAEMPEDLATIARVALDLGAVPCGAAGLGAAIAAELARRLRAVDRLVAVVGSAHPLARAQAGSLAAWLGCPVTEVGPGTDGALEEAAAAGAAGTGSAVLIAPERTADPAAVESALGRAAAAFVQAGPPGLLVVVGGETARAVLGALGATGVRLVGEALPGLPLGRLAGGPWEGLPVVTKAGGFGDPGTLAALARRWKEERLG, translated from the coding sequence GTGGCGGATCGGTCCGAGCCTGTGAGAGCGATGCCGCCCCGGGTGCTCCTGGTCGCCGACGACTTCACCGGCGCTGCCGACACCGCCGTTCACTTCGCGGCGGCAGGGCTCGACACGGCGGTCTGGGCCGGCGCGCCGGACACCGCGCCGCCCCGGGCGGAGGTCCTGGCCGTGAGCACGAACAGCCGCAGCCTGCCCCCGGCGGCGGCCGCGCGGGCGGTGGCCGCCGCCGTTCGGGCGGCGGGGCCGGCGGACGATACCTTCCTGTTCAAGAAGATCGATTCGACCCTCCGGGGCAACCCGGGGCCGGAGCTGGACGCCCTGGCGCAGGACCGCCTCGCCCTCGTCTGCCCGGCCGTGCCGGCGCAGGGCCGTACGGTCCGCAGCGGCGTCCTGCATGTCCATGGCCGGCCCGTCGCCGAGACGGAGTTCGCCCGGGACATCCGGACCCCGGTGCGGACGAGCCGGGTGGCGGAGGTGTTCGGCCCCGCCGCCGAAGTGTCGCTCGCCGCCGTCCGGGCCGGGGAGGCCGCCCTGCGCGCGGCCGTGCGCGCGGCGGGCGCCCGCCGTGTGGTGGTCGACGCCGAGATGCCGGAGGATCTGGCCACCATCGCCCGGGTGGCCCTGGACCTGGGCGCCGTCCCCTGCGGGGCAGCAGGTCTGGGCGCCGCGATCGCCGCCGAGCTGGCGCGGCGGCTGCGCGCCGTGGACCGCCTCGTCGCCGTCGTCGGCAGCGCCCACCCGCTGGCCCGGGCGCAGGCCGGGTCGCTGGCCGCCTGGCTGGGCTGCCCCGTCACCGAGGTCGGCCCCGGCACGGACGGGGCGCTGGAGGAAGCCGCGGCGGCGGGGGCCGCCGGCACCGGATCCGCGGTCCTGATCGCGCCCGAGAGGACGGCCGACCCCGCGGCGGTGGAGTCGGCCCTGGGCCGGGCGGCGGCGGCGTTCGTGCAGGCCGGGCCGCCGGGGCTCTTGGTCGTCGTGGGCGGGGAGACCGCCCGGGCGGTGCTCGGCGCCCTCGGGGCGACCGGGGTGCGACTCGTGGGCGAGGCGCTGCCCGGGCTCCCCCTCGGTCGCCTCGCCGGCGGGCCATGGGAGGGCCTGCCGGTCGTCACCAAGGCGGGCGGGTTTGGCGACCCGGGGACGCTGGCGGCCCTGGCCCGCCGGTGGAAGGAGGAGAGGCTCGGATGA
- the pdxA gene encoding 4-hydroxythreonine-4-phosphate dehydrogenase PdxA has translation MTSAADGRPIVAVTMGDPAGVGPEVVLKAAVDPAVAKVARPVVVGDADLLGRVAAALGLPVRPVRVQDPAEASFEPGSVPVVDRGFLPPGWYSPGRIDPVAGAAAVACVLEAAALAMAGRVGAIATAPLNKAAMHAAGFTRYAGHTEILTEATGARDSAMLLVARNLRVIHVSTHVSLAEAVRRVTPQRVERVIRLADEAVRDLGIPRPRIAVAGLNPHAGEGGLFGREDQDVLAPAVERCRADGIEVSGPWPGDTVFYRAAYRDEFDVVVAMYHDQGHIPIKMYAFDHGVNVTVGLPIIRTSVDHGTAFDIAGQGIARPASMIEAIRLAARMAAARAAARR, from the coding sequence ATGACGTCCGCAGCCGACGGGCGACCCATCGTGGCCGTCACCATGGGGGACCCGGCCGGGGTGGGCCCCGAGGTGGTCCTGAAGGCGGCGGTGGACCCGGCCGTGGCGAAGGTGGCCCGCCCCGTGGTCGTGGGCGACGCCGACCTCCTCGGCCGGGTCGCGGCGGCCCTGGGCCTCCCGGTGCGCCCCGTCCGGGTGCAGGACCCGGCGGAGGCGTCCTTCGAGCCGGGGTCGGTCCCGGTGGTCGACCGCGGGTTCCTGCCGCCCGGCTGGTACAGCCCCGGCCGGATCGACCCGGTGGCAGGCGCGGCGGCCGTCGCGTGCGTCCTGGAGGCCGCGGCCCTGGCCATGGCCGGACGGGTCGGCGCCATCGCCACCGCCCCCCTCAACAAGGCCGCCATGCACGCGGCGGGCTTCACGCGGTACGCCGGGCACACGGAGATCCTCACCGAGGCCACCGGCGCCCGCGACTCCGCCATGCTGCTGGTGGCCAGGAACCTGCGCGTGATCCACGTCAGCACCCACGTGTCCCTCGCCGAGGCCGTGCGCCGAGTGACCCCGCAGCGGGTCGAGCGGGTGATCCGCCTGGCCGACGAGGCGGTGCGGGACCTCGGCATCCCCCGCCCCCGGATCGCCGTGGCGGGGCTGAACCCCCACGCCGGCGAAGGCGGGCTGTTCGGCCGGGAGGACCAAGACGTCCTCGCCCCGGCCGTGGAGCGCTGCCGGGCGGACGGGATCGAGGTGAGCGGCCCCTGGCCGGGGGACACCGTGTTCTACCGCGCCGCGTACCGGGACGAGTTCGACGTCGTGGTCGCGATGTACCACGATCAGGGGCACATCCCGATCAAGATGTACGCCTTCGACCACGGGGTGAACGTCACCGTGGGCCTGCCCATCATCCGCACCTCGGTCGACCACGGCACGGCCTTCGACATCGCCGGTCAGGGGATCGCCCGGCCGGCCAGCATGATCGAGGCGATCCGGCTCGCAGCCCGCATGGCCGCCGCCCGGGCGGCCGCGCGGCGCTGA
- a CDS encoding dihydroxy-acid dehydratase domain-containing protein, whose protein sequence is MATRVYPRIDTPVNPYQTNVQGKANEPICVAGLLDHARRLVGYEGRPDWTLEEIYDRLEANAPRVAIIGGSSDHPAHIVDPFTVAHAALRIWENGGVPFGFSIPVMCDGTAQSTMGMSYSLQSRNAVAMAVVNQMESHGYHAAFVIQGCDKTPTGILSGLAHLDLVRRRRGEAPVWASFAPAHVLRGGSIPEKLRAELEQLARRAEAEGYTDLAEDVRDTAAYILQCSSNTAWQGVLERAVQVGLLTRERHKAIERELAVNTCHHLGGVCAFNGTGNSSRHVVAGLGMAHPRLELLTDPPDAATVAAAVDDLFRLFNRPEYSVREIVGRNIANAIRIHSASGGSTNLMMHLVAVMLYAGYRFTLWDLDRIRRSYPVPDLFDYSLTQGRDIFALAQHTCAGHIRGMETLFHELLENGVPMDLDAPTVTGTTWRERLAVREGLSALGVRENPIILHTPRRPFSGIEVLTGNWFESAVVKVSGMTTAQLDEFDGRPAFVLYYENEDEANRSLLDVGLLAGLRAARAFPRPEMEAMYRLTGGDGDASEWPYDELWDRMVAGGHLRIAIVIAGQGPEAFGMPEMFTPMQHINANRQLRRLTCLLSDGRYSGVTYGAAIGHVTPEAARGGGILYLRTGDVLLLGLRRRRIDLLDAAAFREGRLEPYAGNLAAERAGLGQERLARIRDRRRQVAAVNRMVGFTDASAGVVPPQVFEEADEPLPALAGVSPA, encoded by the coding sequence ATGGCGACCAGGGTGTACCCCCGCATCGACACGCCGGTGAACCCCTACCAGACCAACGTCCAGGGCAAGGCGAACGAGCCCATCTGCGTGGCGGGGCTCCTCGACCACGCCCGGCGGCTGGTCGGCTACGAGGGGCGACCGGACTGGACCCTGGAGGAGATCTACGACCGGCTGGAGGCGAACGCCCCGCGGGTGGCGATCATCGGCGGGTCCAGCGACCACCCCGCCCACATCGTCGACCCCTTCACCGTGGCCCACGCCGCCCTGCGGATCTGGGAGAACGGCGGCGTCCCCTTCGGCTTCAGCATCCCGGTCATGTGCGACGGCACCGCGCAGAGCACGATGGGCATGAGCTACTCGCTGCAGAGCCGCAACGCCGTCGCCATGGCCGTGGTGAACCAGATGGAGTCCCACGGCTACCACGCCGCCTTCGTGATCCAGGGCTGTGACAAGACACCGACCGGCATCCTCTCCGGCCTGGCCCACCTGGACCTCGTGCGGCGCCGGCGGGGTGAGGCGCCCGTCTGGGCCTCCTTCGCCCCGGCCCACGTGCTGCGGGGCGGCAGCATCCCGGAGAAGCTGCGGGCGGAGCTCGAGCAGCTGGCCCGCCGGGCCGAGGCGGAAGGCTACACGGACCTCGCCGAGGACGTGCGCGACACCGCCGCGTACATCCTGCAGTGCTCCAGCAACACCGCCTGGCAGGGAGTCCTGGAGCGGGCCGTGCAGGTCGGGCTGCTCACGCGGGAGCGGCACAAGGCGATCGAGCGGGAGCTCGCCGTCAACACCTGCCACCACCTGGGTGGGGTATGCGCCTTCAACGGCACCGGCAACAGCTCGCGGCACGTGGTGGCCGGACTCGGCATGGCGCACCCCAGGCTCGAGCTCCTGACCGACCCGCCGGATGCGGCCACCGTGGCGGCGGCGGTCGACGACCTCTTCCGCCTGTTCAACCGGCCGGAGTACAGCGTGCGGGAGATCGTCGGCCGGAACATCGCCAACGCGATCCGGATCCACAGCGCCTCGGGCGGTTCCACGAACCTCATGATGCACCTCGTCGCCGTCATGCTGTACGCCGGCTACCGCTTCACCCTCTGGGACCTCGACCGCATCCGCCGCAGCTACCCGGTCCCCGACCTCTTCGACTACAGCCTCACCCAGGGCCGCGACATCTTCGCCCTGGCCCAGCACACCTGCGCCGGGCACATCCGGGGCATGGAGACGCTCTTCCACGAGCTGCTGGAGAACGGCGTGCCCATGGACCTCGACGCCCCGACCGTCACCGGGACCACCTGGCGGGAGCGGCTGGCCGTGCGGGAGGGGCTGTCCGCCCTCGGCGTGCGGGAGAACCCGATCATCCTGCACACCCCGCGGCGGCCCTTCAGCGGCATCGAGGTGCTGACCGGCAACTGGTTCGAGAGCGCCGTGGTGAAGGTGAGCGGGATGACTACGGCGCAGCTCGACGAGTTCGACGGGCGCCCTGCCTTCGTGCTCTACTACGAGAACGAGGACGAGGCGAACCGCAGCCTCCTCGACGTCGGGCTCCTCGCCGGGCTGCGCGCGGCCCGCGCCTTCCCGCGCCCCGAGATGGAGGCCATGTACCGGCTGACCGGCGGCGACGGCGACGCGTCCGAATGGCCCTACGACGAGCTGTGGGACCGGATGGTGGCCGGCGGGCACCTGCGGATCGCCATCGTCATCGCCGGGCAGGGGCCGGAGGCCTTCGGCATGCCGGAGATGTTCACCCCGATGCAGCACATCAACGCGAACCGCCAGCTCCGCCGGCTGACCTGCCTCCTCTCCGACGGTCGCTACTCCGGCGTCACCTACGGCGCCGCCATCGGCCACGTCACCCCCGAGGCGGCCCGGGGCGGCGGGATCCTCTACCTCCGCACCGGCGACGTGCTCCTGCTGGGCCTCCGGCGCCGGCGGATCGACCTCCTCGACGCGGCGGCCTTCCGGGAGGGCCGGCTCGAGCCCTACGCCGGGAACCTGGCCGCCGAGCGCGCCGGGCTCGGGCAGGAGCGCCTCGCCCGGATCCGGGACCGCCGGCGCCAGGTGGCGGCCGTGAACCGGATGGTCGGGTTCACCGACGCCTCGGCCGGCGTGGTCCCGCCGCAGGTGTTCGAAGAGGCCGACGAGCCGCTGCCGGCGCTGGCGGGGGTCTCGCCCGCGTGA